CGGGAAGTTATTCGAAAGATCCCGACCGCTCTAACCGTGGCCGCGAACGACATCGGCACGGCGAGATCGGTGCAGGAAATTTGTCACACCGATACGTTCCAGCTTTTCGCCAGCGACGACGTAATCGGAGTCGAGCTGGCGGGCGCCTTGAAAAACGTCGTGGCCATCGCCGCGGGCGCGTCCGACGGCCTCGGGTTCGGCTTGAACGCCCGGGCCGCGCTGATTACGCGGGCGTTGGCGGAAATCACGCGAATCGGCGTCAAGAAGGGCGCGCACCCCCTCACCTTTTCGGGACTGTCGGGCCTTGGAGATCTGCTTCTTACATGCACGGGAGATCTCTCGCGAAATCGGCAAGTCGGTCTCAAGCTCGCCCAAGGGAAACCGCTCAAGACGATCCTCCGCGAAATAGGCCAGGTGGCCGAAGGGATCCGCACGGCCAAGGCGGCCCATCGCCTGGCTCAAGAAATGAAGGTCGCCGCTCCGATTTTGGAGGAGATCTACCTGACACTCTATGACCGGAAACCTTTGCGCCAGGCTGTGGCCGACCTCCTCGCGCGCGCACCGGAAGAAGAACGAGGTTAATCCGCACATGAATCTTACTCGGCAAAAAGCATGGGAACATCTCTGCGAATGGACGGAAACCGACTCCCTACGAAAACATGCCCGCGCCGTCGAAATCGTCATGCGGAAGGCGGCACACCGTTATGGAAGCGGTTCCCTGGATGAAGAAATGTGGGGAGTCGCGGGAATGCTGCACGATGCCGACTACGAAAGATGGCCCGCCGAACATCCGAACAAAATCGTCGCTTGGCTGCGCGACCAAAACGAACCGGAGATCGCTCATGCGGTTTCGGCTCACTATACGAAATGGAACGTCGCTTACGAATCTCCGATGGATAAAGCGCTCCTCGCCTGTGACGAACTGACCGGATTCGTCGTGGCCTGTTGCCTCGTCCGGCCCGAGGGGGTTCGAACGCTGGAGGCGTCGAGCGTTCGAAAAAAACTCAAAGACCGCGCGTTTGCGGCGAAGGTAGAACGGGAAGAGATTCGGAAGGGAACGGAACTCTTGGGCGTCGATCCGGCCGAGCACATTCAATTCGTCGTCGACGCGCTGAAGCCATTCGGCGACGAACTGGGGATTCAGGGGTCGGTCCTAAAGTAACTTGGCCCAGCCGG
Above is a window of Bdellovibrionota bacterium DNA encoding:
- a CDS encoding HD domain-containing protein encodes the protein MNLTRQKAWEHLCEWTETDSLRKHARAVEIVMRKAAHRYGSGSLDEEMWGVAGMLHDADYERWPAEHPNKIVAWLRDQNEPEIAHAVSAHYTKWNVAYESPMDKALLACDELTGFVVACCLVRPEGVRTLEASSVRKKLKDRAFAAKVEREEIRKGTELLGVDPAEHIQFVVDALKPFGDELGIQGSVLK
- a CDS encoding NAD(P)H-dependent glycerol-3-phosphate dehydrogenase; this translates as MQARITILGGGSWGTALAEVQSRAGHAVVLWDRNETRSRQVQRTRINAAYYPNLELHSGIRIELSLIKALSDADVILLAVPSHTVRDLLSKIKSSLPPETFLVCAAKGLEADTLDTLSIVASEVLGQTWVQNHYCVLSGPSFAREVIRKIPTALTVAANDIGTARSVQEICHTDTFQLFASDDVIGVELAGALKNVVAIAAGASDGLGFGLNARAALITRALAEITRIGVKKGAHPLTFSGLSGLGDLLLTCTGDLSRNRQVGLKLAQGKPLKTILREIGQVAEGIRTAKAAHRLAQEMKVAAPILEEIYLTLYDRKPLRQAVADLLARAPEEERG